TCGCTGGGTGAAGCGGTATCGGCCAAATAACAGCCCGCTGTCGGTTCCGGTATAACGACCCGCCGCCCGGGTGAGGCGAGAATCGCCGCGGTTTCGGCCATGAAATACACACCGCAAAAGACGATGTAGCGGGCCGGAGTGTGGGTGGCTAAACGGACCAATTCCAGAGAATCACCCCGGTAGTCTCCCGCTTCCACGACTTCATCCCGCTGGTAATGATGAGCCAGGATCACCAAATCATCACCGAAGTGGCGCTTGATTTCGCGGATCCGGTCGCCGTGGTCCCGCTCAGGCGTCTCACCTGTTCCCCCGGGAAAAATCTCCAGGCTGAGATCGAGGGCCGGAGCGGAATGAGTGAGACGTCCCACTGAGATAAAATCTACCCCGCTGGCGGCAATTTTCGGCAATCCTTCCAAGGAGACCTTTCCGGAGGCTTCGATCGGGATCCGGCCGTCGACCAGGGCAACCGCCTGGCGCAGAGTCGCCAGATCCATATTGTCACACATGATCCTCTCGATGAACGGATCGATCAAAAGAACCTCCGCAAGTTCGTCAATGGTTCGGACTTCCACTTCCACCGGTAAATCCGGGGCATAGGAACGGACCCGCTCGATCGCCCTCCCGATCCCACCGGCTGTATCAATATGGTTATCCTTGATCAGAGCCATATCTTTCAGGTTCATTCGGTGGTTTTCTCCGCCGCCCATCCGCACCGCGTACTTATCCAGCACCCGGTGACCAGGGCAAGTCTTGCGGGTATCGAGAATACGTGTCCCGGTACAGGCCACCACATCGACATAGGCCGCCGTCGCCGTCGCAATCCCGCTCATCCGCTGCAAAAAATTCAGAGCGGCGCGCTCCGCGGCAAGGACGCTTACCGCCCGTCCCCGGACACGGGCGATCCGTTCTCCAGGCATGATCGGCCAGCCGTCCCGAAGCAGAGATTCGAAACGAACGTCGGAGTCGATACGTTGAAAAACCACTTCGGCGATAGCGAGACCGGCCACTACCCCCTTCTGCTTGGCGACAATCCAAGCGTCCACCTCTTCATTGGCCGGAAAAATCGCCCGACTGGTCGGGTCTTCCCACGCTCCGTCTTCAACCAAAGCCATCTCGATAAGCGGAGCAGCCGCATCCAGCAATCGTTTTTGTTCGCGATCATCCACCAATTTCACCTTCCATCACCGGGTCTTGGCCATGCCCCGGTCATGCGCCGCTCCTATGGAGCGCTTCCGTTATCCGCTCCGGTCCTTAGACCA
This portion of the Atribacteraceae bacterium genome encodes:
- the nadA gene encoding quinolinate synthase NadA yields the protein MDDREQKRLLDAAAPLIEMALVEDGAWEDPTSRAIFPANEEVDAWIVAKQKGVVAGLAIAEVVFQRIDSDVRFESLLRDGWPIMPGERIARVRGRAVSVLAAERAALNFLQRMSGIATATAAYVDVVACTGTRILDTRKTCPGHRVLDKYAVRMGGGENHRMNLKDMALIKDNHIDTAGGIGRAIERVRSYAPDLPVEVEVRTIDELAEVLLIDPFIERIMCDNMDLATLRQAVALVDGRIPIEASGKVSLEGLPKIAASGVDFISVGRLTHSAPALDLSLEIFPGGTGETPERDHGDRIREIKRHFGDDLVILAHHYQRDEVVEAGDYRGDSLELVRLATHTPARYIVFCGVYFMAETAAILASPGRRVVIPEPTAGCYLADTASPSDVQTAWSNLAGIFGRVDQEVTPITYVNSSASLKAFCGRYGGYVCTSANARDILERALRERPRVFFFPNQHLGRNTAAACGIPAEEILLWNPGHVPLPNRVQNSRVILWPGACNVHRRFRPEMVRTVRERFLGVRVLVHPECERSVVLSADEMGSTSAMIRRVTEAPAGSRWAMGTEERLVNRLQRENPAKTIVPLSPVPAVCPTMSQTTLASLRAVLEELVLGRVPNEIRVDEETARHAKAALNRMLSVRRENLDSACELAPDV